The genomic DNA CGCCCGCAAACAGTGACCAGCGATCAGGTTCGGAGGAAACCGGCTCATGACCATTGAAATCAAGACCGCAACCATACAGCCGCGGCGCCAGACCTACGCCAATGTGGCGCGCCGGCTGGGGGCGGACAAGCCCGCGTCGCGCTATGACGAATCCATGTTCGACCTGCAGGCGACCGGCGAATTTCACTACCGGCCGACCTGGGCGCCCGATTTCGAATTGTTCGACGCCCGCCGCACCGCGATCGTGCTCGAAGACTGGCACGTGCTGCGCGACCCGCGCCAGTTCTACTACGGCACCTATACGATCGCGCGCTCGCGCATGATGGAAGCGGCCGAAAAGGCCTTCGCCTATGCCGAGCGCCGCGGCCACCTGAACGGCCTGGCCGAGGGCTGGGCCCGTCTCGTGCATCACTATCTCCTGCCGCTCCGCCACTACGAGTGGGGCGCGAACATGAACAATTGCAACATCACCGATATCGGCTTCGGCTCGACCATCACCGAAGCGACCATGTTCGCGACCATGGACCGGCTCGGCATCGCCCAGGTGATCAGCCGCATCGGCCTCTTGCTGGACGGTGGCACCGGCGGCAGCCTGACGGCGGCCAAGGCGGCCTGGCTGAACCACCCGTCGTGGCAGGGGCTGCGCCACGCGATCGAGGATCTGCTGGTCGAGGCGGACTGGTTCGAAGTCTTCGTCGCCCAGAACCTGGTCATGGACGGCCTGATCTATCCCCTGGTCTATCGCGCCTTCGACGATGCCGGCCAGGTCCACGGCGGGGCCGCGCTCTCGCCGCTGACCGAATTCATGCTCGACTGGTTCGACGAAACCGCGCGCTGGGTCGATGCGGTCGTCGGCGCCGCGGCGAAGGAATCGCCGGCCAATGCGCTGCATCTGTCGCGCTGGGCCGCCGCCTGGACCGGCCGCCTGCGCGAAGCCCTGCAACCGCTGGCCCAGGACGTGCTGGGCGACGGTGCCGCCGGCATTCTCGACGCGCTGGCCGCGGATCTTGCCACCCGTTGCCGCAAGATCGGCCTCGAAGCCTGAGGGAAAGCATCATGGCCAAGGTTTCCATCACCCTGCAGAACACCGACGAGGCCCGCAGCCTGGTCGAGGCCATCGTCGCCGACAATCCGGCCGCCGAGGTTTCGCGCATGCCGGCGCTGACCAAGATCGACTGCGAGGGCAGCCTCAGCGTCCGCCGCGAAACCGTCGAGGCGCGCCTCGGCCGGCGTTACGACCTTCAGGAACTCCAGCTGTCCCTGATCTCGCTCGCCGGCAATGTCGAGGAAGACGACGACAGTTTCACCCTTGCCTGGGCGCCGGCTGCCCCCACCGCCAAATCCTGAGGAGACCGATCGATGAACGCGATGCCGCCGCTGCAGAAGCAGCGCAAACTGAGCCTCAAGGAACGCTATGCGCATCTGACCCGCGGCCTCGGCTGGGAAACCACCTACCAGCCGATGGACAAGGTCTTCCCCTATATCAGCTATGAGGGGATCAAGATCCACGACTGGGATGCCTGGGAAGACCCGTTCCGCCTGACCATGGACGCCTACTGGAAATACCAGGCGGAGAAGGAGCGCAAGCTCTATGCCGTGATCGAGAGCTTCGCCCAGAACAACGGCCACCTGAACGTGACCGACGCGCGTTACATCAATGCGCTGAAGCTGTTCCTGACCGGGGTCTCGCCGCTCGAATATTCGGCGCACCGGGGCTATGCCCATGTCGGCCGCCACTTCGTCGGCGCCGGCCCGCGCATCGCCTGCCAGATGCAGGCCATCGACGAACTGCGTCACGCCCAGACGCAGATCCACACGATGAGCCATTACAACAAGTTCTTCGACGGCCTGCACGACGCCCGCCACATGCACGACCGCGTGTGGTACCTGTCGGTCCCGAAGTCCTTCTTCGAGGATGCCTGTTCCGCCGGCCCGTTCGAATTCCTGACCGCGATCTCGTTCAGCTTCGAATACGTCCTCACCAACCTGCTGTTCGTGCCCTTCATGTCGGGCGCCGCCTACAACGGCGACATGGCGACCGTGACCTTCGGCTTCTCCGCCCAGTCGGACGAGGCCCGCCACATGACCCTCGGCCTCGAGATCATCAAGTTCATGCTCGAGCAGGACGAGGGCAATGTTCCGATCGTGCAGAAATGGATCGACAAGTGGTTCTGGCGCGGCTACCGCCTGCTCGGCCTCGTCTCCATGATGATGGACTACATGCTGCCGAAGCGCATCATGTCCTGGGCGGAAGCCTGGGAGATGTATTTCGAGCAGGCCGGCGACGCCCTCTTCGAGGACCTGTCGCGTTATGGCATCCGCAAGCCGAAGTACCACGAGGTCGCCTCGAAGGAGAAGCACCGCCTCAGCCACGAGGTCTGGTCGATCTTCTACAACTACACCCATGCCGCGGCCTTCCACACCTGGCTGCCGTCGGAAGAGGAAATGAAGTGGCTGTCGGCGAAATATCCCGACACGTTCGACAAGCACTATCGCCCGCGCTTCAAGTGCTGGAGCGAGATGCAGGCCGAGGGCAAGCGCTTCTACAACCCGACCCTGCCGCAGCTCTGCGTGACCTGTCAGATCCCGATGGGCTTCACCGAGCCGGACGATCCGACCACGATCTGCTTCCGCTCGACCGAATACAAGGGCGAGCGCTTCCACTTCTGCTCGGACGGCTGCAAGGACATCTTCTGCGACGAGCCGGAGAAATACGTGCAGTCCTGGCTGCCGGTGCACCAGATCTATCAGGGCAATTGCGGCGGCGCCGAGGTGAAGGACGTCCTCGCCTGGTATCACCTGAATTTCGGCGTCGACAATTTCGACTACGAAGGCTCGCCGGATCAGAAGCTGTGGGACGAGTGGCAGGCCCAGAAGGCGTCCAACGCCGTCTGACCGAACGGGTGCGGGCGCGGCCGGGCGCCCGCACCGAAAGAAAAAGGGAGGAATCATGACTGTCGCAGCTATCGGCCGATACGAATTCAAGTCGCGTGACCGGCTGGAATATTTCCACGGCAACCAGGTCGTCTATTTCCACTGGGAAGAACACCTGATGTTCTGCGCCGGGCTCGCCCTGCCGCTGCCGCCGACCATGCCGTTCCGCGCCATCCTTTCCGATGTGCTGCCCGGCTGTTACGGCACGCATCCCGACTGGGCGAGGATCGACTGGGGCAAGGTCACCTGGATGCTCGATTCCCGGCCGTTCAAGCCGGTACTCGACGCCAGCCTCGCCGACAACCACATCGGTCACAAGTCCCTGCTGCGTTTCTGGACGCCCGGTCTTCAGGGCATCGACGGCATTCCCACCTGCTGAGCGGACGGATCCTCGATGACCGGCAATACCTATAGCGTTACCGTCGAGCCGCTGGGCCAGACCGTCAAGGTCGAACCCGGGCAGACCATCCTCGATGCCTGCCTACGCAGCGGCATCTACCTGCCCTATCAGTGCAACCACGGGCTTTGCAGCACCTGCAAGGTTGCCGTGCTCGACGGCGAGGTCGACCTGGGCGATGCCTCCCCCTTCGCGCTGATGGATTTCGAGCGCGAGGAGGGGCGGGCGCTGGCCTGTTGTGCGCGGCCGCTGTCGGATGTCACCATCGAGGCCGATATCGAGGTCGATCCCGATGCCCGCAACTGCCCGGTGCTGGACATCGATTGCACGGTGGCCGAGATCAGGCCGCTGGCCCGCGACATCATCGGCATCTGGCTCGATCCCGGCGCCGCCGCCTTCGATTTCCAGGCCGGGCAATATGTCCAGCTCAAGATCCCGGGCGTCGACGGCGAGCGCGCCTTCTCGCTCGCCAATCCGCCGGGCAGCCGGCATCTCGAACTGCACATCCGCCAGGTGCCGGGCGGCAAGGGCACGACCTATCTGCACCAATCGCTGAAGGTCGGCGACCGGCTTGCCCTGTCCGGTCCCTATGGCCGCTTCTATGTGCGGGAATCCTCGTCCCTGCCGATGATCTTCATCGCCGGCGGGTCGGGGCTCTCCAGCCCGAAATCGATGATCGAGGACCTGCTGGCCCGCGGCTTCGACCAGAAGATCACCCTGCTGCACGGCGTCCGCCAGCGCCAGGATCTCTATTACGACGACCTGTTCCGCGCGCTCGAAGCCGCGCACGGGAATTTCGCCTATGTCCCCGTGCTGTCGGACCCGCAGCCGGGCGACGACTGGGACGGCGAGACCGGCTTCGTCCACGAGGCGGCGGTGCGCCGTTTCGACGGTGGCTTCCGCGGTCACAAGGCCTATCTCTGCGGCCCGCCGCCGATGATCGACGCCGGCATCCGCGCCCTGATGAAAGGCCGGCTGTTCGACCGCGACATCCATACCGAGAGTTTCCTGACCAAGGCGGACGACAAGGCGCCCCAGCGCAGCCCGCTGTCGCAGAGGATGTGAGCCATGACATCGCATCACCGGATCGAGATCGAGAATTGCGGCACCCATTTCCGCTGCCCGGAGAACGAAGGGGTGCTGCAGGCGATGGAACGCCAGGGGCGCCGCGCCATTCCGGTCGGCTGCCGGAACGGCGGCTGCGGCCTCTGCCTCGTCCTCGTGACGGCGGGCGATTTCAAGGCGGGACCGATGAGCAGGCGCCATGTCCCCTGCGGCGAGCCGGCGGGCCTTGCGCTGGCCTGCCGGGTCTATCCGCAAACCGATCTCAGGGTTCGGCTGGCGACCGACGAAGATCGCCAGTGGTCAAAACAACAATGCCCCGCGGGGCGGGACGGGAGGTAGAAAATGGCTATTTCGGGCGTGTTGCGCCCTGGCTATGTCCAGGTGCGCGTGTTGGACATGAAGGCCGCTCTCGAACACTATCGTGACCGCATCGGTCTCGACGTGGTTGCCACCGGCAACGACGGCAGGGTGTTCCTGAAGGCCTATGACGAATTCGACCATCATTCGGTCATCCTGCGCGAGGCCGACGAGCCGGGCATGGATTTCCTGGCCTTCAAGGTGGCGAGCGAGGGCGAACTCGACGTTCTTCACGAAAAGCTGCTGAACGCCGGCGTCGCGGTCGAGGAAATCCCCCCGGGCGACATGCCGGCGGTCGGCCGCCGTCTCACCTTCATCGCCCCGACCGGGCACCGGTTCGAACTCTTCGCGACCATCGGCCTCGACCCCACGGGGCCGATGGTGAACAACCCCGAACTCTGGCATGCCGAGCCTCGGGGCATGCGGGCGCTGCGCTTCGACCATTGCCTGCTCTACGGCGACGACATCGACGG from Zavarzinia compransoris includes the following:
- a CDS encoding aromatic/alkene monooxygenase hydroxylase subunit beta, with the translated sequence MTIEIKTATIQPRRQTYANVARRLGADKPASRYDESMFDLQATGEFHYRPTWAPDFELFDARRTAIVLEDWHVLRDPRQFYYGTYTIARSRMMEAAEKAFAYAERRGHLNGLAEGWARLVHHYLLPLRHYEWGANMNNCNITDIGFGSTITEATMFATMDRLGIAQVISRIGLLLDGGTGGSLTAAKAAWLNHPSWQGLRHAIEDLLVEADWFEVFVAQNLVMDGLIYPLVYRAFDDAGQVHGGAALSPLTEFMLDWFDETARWVDAVVGAAAKESPANALHLSRWAAAWTGRLREALQPLAQDVLGDGAAGILDALAADLATRCRKIGLEA
- a CDS encoding MmoB/DmpM family protein, whose amino-acid sequence is MAKVSITLQNTDEARSLVEAIVADNPAAEVSRMPALTKIDCEGSLSVRRETVEARLGRRYDLQELQLSLISLAGNVEEDDDSFTLAWAPAAPTAKS
- a CDS encoding aromatic/alkene/methane monooxygenase hydroxylase/oxygenase subunit alpha, whose protein sequence is MNAMPPLQKQRKLSLKERYAHLTRGLGWETTYQPMDKVFPYISYEGIKIHDWDAWEDPFRLTMDAYWKYQAEKERKLYAVIESFAQNNGHLNVTDARYINALKLFLTGVSPLEYSAHRGYAHVGRHFVGAGPRIACQMQAIDELRHAQTQIHTMSHYNKFFDGLHDARHMHDRVWYLSVPKSFFEDACSAGPFEFLTAISFSFEYVLTNLLFVPFMSGAAYNGDMATVTFGFSAQSDEARHMTLGLEIIKFMLEQDEGNVPIVQKWIDKWFWRGYRLLGLVSMMMDYMLPKRIMSWAEAWEMYFEQAGDALFEDLSRYGIRKPKYHEVASKEKHRLSHEVWSIFYNYTHAAAFHTWLPSEEEMKWLSAKYPDTFDKHYRPRFKCWSEMQAEGKRFYNPTLPQLCVTCQIPMGFTEPDDPTTICFRSTEYKGERFHFCSDGCKDIFCDEPEKYVQSWLPVHQIYQGNCGGAEVKDVLAWYHLNFGVDNFDYEGSPDQKLWDEWQAQKASNAV
- a CDS encoding phenol hydroxylase subunit P4, translated to MTVAAIGRYEFKSRDRLEYFHGNQVVYFHWEEHLMFCAGLALPLPPTMPFRAILSDVLPGCYGTHPDWARIDWGKVTWMLDSRPFKPVLDASLADNHIGHKSLLRFWTPGLQGIDGIPTC
- a CDS encoding NADH:ubiquinone reductase (Na(+)-transporting) subunit F, whose product is MTGNTYSVTVEPLGQTVKVEPGQTILDACLRSGIYLPYQCNHGLCSTCKVAVLDGEVDLGDASPFALMDFEREEGRALACCARPLSDVTIEADIEVDPDARNCPVLDIDCTVAEIRPLARDIIGIWLDPGAAAFDFQAGQYVQLKIPGVDGERAFSLANPPGSRHLELHIRQVPGGKGTTYLHQSLKVGDRLALSGPYGRFYVRESSSLPMIFIAGGSGLSSPKSMIEDLLARGFDQKITLLHGVRQRQDLYYDDLFRALEAAHGNFAYVPVLSDPQPGDDWDGETGFVHEAAVRRFDGGFRGHKAYLCGPPPMIDAGIRALMKGRLFDRDIHTESFLTKADDKAPQRSPLSQRM
- a CDS encoding 2Fe-2S iron-sulfur cluster binding domain-containing protein gives rise to the protein MTSHHRIEIENCGTHFRCPENEGVLQAMERQGRRAIPVGCRNGGCGLCLVLVTAGDFKAGPMSRRHVPCGEPAGLALACRVYPQTDLRVRLATDEDRQWSKQQCPAGRDGR
- a CDS encoding catechol 2,3-dioxygenase translates to MAISGVLRPGYVQVRVLDMKAALEHYRDRIGLDVVATGNDGRVFLKAYDEFDHHSVILREADEPGMDFLAFKVASEGELDVLHEKLLNAGVAVEEIPPGDMPAVGRRLTFIAPTGHRFELFATIGLDPTGPMVNNPELWHAEPRGMRALRFDHCLLYGDDIDGAKALFNDILGFSTTEQVVAPDGTVIATFLSCSTKAHDLALVRHDEKGKLHHISFLLESWNDIGHAADIMSRYEMSVDIGPTRHGITRGQTIYFFDPSGNRNEVFSGGYTFYPDHPVRTWSTDSVGKAIFYYERALNDRFMTVVT